DNA sequence from the Acanthochromis polyacanthus isolate Apoly-LR-REF ecotype Palm Island chromosome 5, KAUST_Apoly_ChrSc, whole genome shotgun sequence genome:
GGCCAGCCAACATACAACGGCTTTAAATACGGATTATTGCAGTTGCAGGAAACACTTAGTAGACAAATACTACATACAGGACCAACAATGTGATATTCAAATAGGTGGAGGTATTACAGATCTATACACATGGGTCGGATATGTAGAagaatctgtgtgtttgtgataacTGACTCTAGGAAGAAAGACAGAtttataaatatgaataaaaacgTAGAGTTAAATGAGGAAACTGTATCATTTTGATTAGAAATCAGCCaaaaatttagtttttctgtctgttactgtttgATTTGCTACAACAGGACGCTCTACACGTTTAGTAAGGAATCATAAACTAGCAGCTGCCAGCAATGTAATGCAGAGGAAACTTCAGATCAGTATTATTTTCTATTAAGATCGGGTTAAATGATCCGAATCAAAAATATTatgaaatactttattaatccttgAGGTGAaattgctcccattcaaagTCTTACAAATACAAGGAGTaccaaaaatatagaaataaacatGAGCGgaaaaatatgtcttaaaaatgtgaacataagCAGAAAAAGTAGAAGTCCAAGGAAAATAAGTATATGTAATTTTATTCAAGAAGTGAAAACTGCTGCCATTGTAACATAATGAATCCAGAGTCTGACCATTTACCAATATGTGTATTGAAAAGGGGTTTAATCTGGTGGCTCTGCAGCTCACCTCAGCTCTGTctctattttctgtcttttaacccaatttttttttctgagtgaCAGCTTAATATTTTGGTCCCTACTGTACTTTACTGATTATTCCCACCTACTCCCATGGCATCGTTCATGAACTTAACAGGAGTTTGAGGAGGCGGTAAACCTGCTTATGCTGCCCGCCACAAAGCAACATGCAAAGTTGGCAAATAGTTAGCTAATATTGTTGCACATTTGGCAAATTTGGAGATGAATATTACCACAAGAATTCAAAAAATGCCGCTTTAAATGGATTCAACGGATTGATCCATGTGAGCTCACTTTGCTCACTGAAAGGGAAGAGTTTTGCATAAAGGTGGggtctcatttatttattgcctATTTGGTGGTCCAATTAGAAGCAAGTTAGGATTATCTGACCTCTGTGATATATTgtcatatatttacatttagcTATTCTGTAATCACCGTTATTTAGAGCAGTCATCCGTCACATTTACTGTCTACTGTCAGTCCCCAGACTACTTCATAATTACCCAGCACCTTGAGTACTATAATGGGCTGCTACCATGGTAATGTGATCAGAACAGGGTCAGAAATTCTGATGAAACTGCAGCTCAGTGAAAGAAGTCAGCGTAAATCACTCAGAGgcatttttaaatcatattaaGTGGGTTAATTACGTTGGTGCGGTTTTGCTCAGAGGCAACAAGCAACACTGTGTACAGACTGAGTTTCACGCTGCAATGAGGTAACACGCTCCATCAACGTGAATAATTACATTCAGTTCATGTTATTCACTGTCATATTAAAAGCAAATATTCTATGCATAATATATAGTACATCTAAAATTCATGAATGTATGCATGCATGAAAAGAGTGTATGTGCATCAGAGATTACTCAAACATAGCGTGGCCTTTTGTAGTGTAAATATGTCCAAGCTGCTGGATTTGCAAAACATCCGCCACATTCCTTAAACCTCACAGACTTAAGTACAATCATTAAATATGTGATGGGTcaataatttcagaaaacacTGGCTGCCAGCACAAATTGAATCATATGTCAGATGTTTtcaaagatataaaataaatcctgtcaagcaaaattcaactaaaatttaaataaaatgttgtacACTTAAGTCAGACTACCTCTCATATGAAGTTGTGgcacagcaaaacaaacagtgcATTGACCGAATGTTTTAAATCAGAAGTAATAGGGCTTCAGTGGGAACCTGTTGTTGTACACAGTAAATGAAGCAAAGCTGTGCAAAATGTTCTTGAGGTAGGAAATGCATCCAACATGCTTTGCTGAGTTTGTGTTCTTGCAACAAAAAGCTGCTGTCTGGTGCACTCGCACAGGTCACACATCCATGTCTACAAGAGTCAGAAAAACCACATCTTCTGCTTCCGATGGCTGAGCAGAGCAGTGTGAAAATCAATGATGCTCTTGTTTCCACAGTTTAATGTATtgccttgttgttgttgttgttgttttttagcagGGGTTGAACAGTTTGGTGACTAGAGGCTCATGCTTGTTTGGCaaaatttatcattttttaaaaatctcattttgaTTTCATAAAATCACAGACCTATTTACCTTCATGTTAATCTCTTCTGACCAAAATTTTAAGTGTTAAAGTACAAAATACCTTCAGTCAAGTTAAAGCCACCATTCCTCTATAGCACATGCAAGAGTAAAAGGTTAATTTGTTGTATTGTTCTAGAGTTTTGTTTACCTTTTTATGCTTTATAAAATTTCTTTGTGTTCATGACGTGTACTCTAAATAAAGCACCTTTATCTTTAAATAAACTTCTTCCACAATTTGAATACAGGTGGATAGATTAATGACAAGTCTAAATTGAGTATAGGTGTAAAAGGTAAACAGTCTAGACAGTCAATCAAAGGTAGAGTATATGATGATGGATGACTGAGTTCATGTTggttcctttttatttttatgtttattattacaTAAATATGGCATGAAAacattttggggggatttttttttttatgtacatGATTGCTTTCACATCATCTGTACAGTGTTAAAAGTGAGCTGAGCCACTTTTGCTCAACAGAAATTAATTGCTTTTAATAATCCATAATAAATATTGCtgtatttctctttttctccaGACTGGATCAATTGTGTACCATCTTATGTCCAGTGGATCTTCTTTGCTATCGCTGGAGTGCTGGTCCTGTCACTATCTTGGAATATTTTTTGCTGTGTATCAAAATGTTGGTCAGGTAACGACGTTATTTGCAcacaaaaatccacaaaaagcaAATTTATTATAAGACATTTACTATCTTTTGTGTTGTAGGAAAAGGAACATGTCGACTCTTGAGAAGACGGAGGTATGTAGTAAATATATTCACTGCTCAAGAGAAAAGACAAACTTCTTAACtgatattcatttttaaaactcaAAGCCAATTTCCTTCTCTGTTTGTCAAATTTAGTCGAAGCCCAACACAGATGGAAGATAATCCTATTTATGGCAACTTAAACTACATGCAAACCAGTAAGTTCactgtgtgtgcgcatgtgtgtgtgtgtgtgtgtgtgtgtgtgtgtgtgtgtgtgtgtgtgtgtgtgtgtgtgtgtgtgtgtgtgtgtgtgtgtgtgtgtgtgtgtgtgtgtatgtggggggTGAGCTTATGCATACTTGCATCAGTTTACAGTGTGATGTTGTCCACAGACGTTGCTGTTTTTGCAGAAGTTGAACCTGCTCAACCGTCATCTTTCAGAGCTCAACAGAGAGTCAGCGCAGATTTACAGGTAGAGTTTTTAACTTCTGTAGAAGGATCAAGGTCTCCTCTGTGCTTCCACATCATTTCTGTATCTGTGTTCCATTCACACACATCAGTAAGCCTTGTAGCAACATTttatcataaaaaaacaaagctgcagCAGTAACACAAGAAATGGATTATTGTTTAACTAGAGCTACTAACCACTCTCCAGtgttgtctgactttgttcctgtttctgtttctagTCCAAAAATCAGGACTGCTATGCCAACCTTACCCTAAAGGCTCCCAGGGTGCAGTCAGGCCGCAGCTCTCCACAGATCCAGTACTCAGACGTGATGCATTTAGAGGAGCCAACGCTGGGGTCAGACAAGGAAGATGATGGCAACACTGACGCCATTTCCACTTTGTCTGACCTGTATGCTTCTGTGCAAACTCAGCGAACCAAAACCATCGACACTGACAGTGGAGAGGGCTACGCCAACCATCTCTGATgctgaaatgacagaaaccaTCTTTTTTAAGCTTGACCTGCTGCCACAGGAGGGCACTGTGTGTCACTGTTTGAAACCTGACAACCCTTCTGTGTAGGATGGAGCACGCTTTCTCAAGTGAATGTGCTTGTCTTAATAGGAagtgtgcatttttgtttgacttCAGTGCAGGTTTTCTGgcctttttgttttggtgttgtACTTAAATGATATACAGATTTCATAACTATTCAGGAGTTTTATTGCTTGTTTCATATGTTTAATGTGTCTATCATTGGTTCTGTAAAAAATCACACTGGAATGGATTCATTGTGTGGTATTCATTCAAGTGATATCCACTGATTTTAATTCCAGACCTggtaattattgtttttttaggtgtagtctgatttatttttataagaaagtgtgaaaatgtaCTGCATCCACTCCTGCTttctcattaaaaataaacctgAATCCACatctatgtatttttttgtttcaaaagtCCAAACATTTAATTgtgaatgtttgaaaaaaaatgttcacaagcCCCCTGAGGCTCCAGGAGCAGCTGAGGGAAGTGAAGTGAGCTGACGCCGACTGGAGCTGAAAACTGGAAAACTGCAGGTTTGAAAGTGAAATTATCAAGGGGTGGTTCTCTGAGTccggctgcacagtgacgtagtggttagcactttcgccttgcagtaagaagatccccagttcgaatcccggcctgggcctgggatctttctgcatggagtttgcatgttctccctgtgcatgtgtgggttttctccaggtactctggcttcctcccacagtccaaaaatatgctgaggttaattctaaattgcccgtaggtgtgaatgggagtgtgattgtttgccctgtgacagactcTGGTGACCTtttccagggtgtctcctgcctttgccggagtcagctgggataggctccagcaccccccgcagccctaatgaggataaagtggtgtgtagagaatggatggatggttctcTGATTCTTACTGAATGATTTGAATACTAGTTGGTAAACACCTACAACATAGATATCCAGGTGAAGGAACTATAAGCTTagcatcttttttattttttgtactaGGACTTTAAAATACTCCCATGTCCATAAATGCCTGATTGGTCAAAACTGCTGACACTCTGTTAGAGATGTgataaaatctgattatttgTGATATGTTGATATATGAACTTGTCAAATCACACAGTTgaccaatatttttttttcttttcactcaataaaaataaaacttttttagattttacattttttctgtgtttcagttGTCAGTTCTGTAAAACTTCATTGGTTACTTTCGGCTTATTGGAGAAGGACCTTGTTGATCTGTACTTTTTACGTAACCTTATTTATGGTCTCAGTGAAAGCAGTAATACATGTGACCGAGAAGAAACATTTATAATGATTAATGACAGTTAGAGGACAGCTGTAAACTTATCAGAGTCTACAGTCTGTTATTCTCTTTACTGTCTGCTTTATGTAACAAGTGGAGAAGAACAGACAGTTAAAACATCAGAATGTAAGACAAATCAATGCTAATGATCAATATAGATGCCTTAGCTAAGAAACTTAAATTTGAGTAATTATTACAATAGTGAAAATGTTATATGAATAAATTTTCAGGATAGTTTCCATGATTTTTAGATATGGTCGCAACTTGGTGCTAAGGATGATAAAGTCGGTCAGTCTTTTTGGTGTGTCTCCACTTAAAAGATTGCATGATGCTTCAAATTTACTAGAACCAGGGACAAAAGTCAAATTTGGCATACACATGATGGCCACCCTTGA
Encoded proteins:
- the LOC110968709 gene encoding signaling threshold-regulating transmembrane adapter 1 — translated: MTPPCNGTQTNWINCVPSYVQWIFFAIAGVLVLSLSWNIFCCVSKCWSGKGTCRLLRRRSRSPTQMEDNPIYGNLNYMQTNVAVFAEVEPAQPSSFRAQQRVSADLQSKNQDCYANLTLKAPRVQSGRSSPQIQYSDVMHLEEPTLGSDKEDDGNTDAISTLSDLYASVQTQRTKTIDTDSGEGYANHL